The genomic DNA GAGTGATTCCTCAACCGTCGCCCTGACACCGGGGAAGAGATCACCGACGGTGGAGAGCACCACTCCCGTCTCGCCCAGTTCCGGCAGGACCCGGGAAATGTAGTCGAGGAAGGTCGGGTTCGGGCCGATGATGAGGACGCCGCTCTTGGCGAGCTGATCGCGGTGAGTGTAGAGCAGGTACGCCACCCGGTGCAGCGCCACGGCCGTCTTGCCGGTGCCGGGGCCGCCCTGGACCACCATCACGCCCCGGGAGGGATCGCGAATGATCTGGTCCTGCTCGCGCTGAATGGTCTCGACGATGGAACGCATGTGCCCGGTGCGGGCCCGCTGCATGGCGTGGTGGAGCGCCGATTCGGAACCGACGCCCTGGCGGGTGTGGACGTCGACGTCGCCGGCCAGCACCTCGTCGTCGACGCCGGTGACCGTGCGGCCCCGGGTGCGGATGTGTCGCCGCAGGGTGACGCCCTCGGGCTGGGCGGTCGTCGCCAGATAGAAGGGCCGCGCCATGGGGGCGCGCCAATCGAGCAGCAGAGTGCGGTAGTTGTCGGCGCGATCGTCGAGCCCCATCCGGCCGATGTAGCGACGCTCGAGATCCGGGCGCCCCGGGACCGGCGTCTCCACGTCGTCGGTGGCGATGTCGATGCGGCCGAAGACCAGGCCGAGCTGGGCCAGGTTCAGCCGGTCCAGTTTGGCGTTGAGCCCGTGGTACTCGGTCTCGCGGCGCACCAGGGCGTCGGCGTCCGGGTTCGCCGGGTCGACCTCCAACTGGACCTGGCGGAGGCGTTCGTTGGCCTGCGCCACTTCATCGTCGAGGCGATCGAACAGGCCGTCCACGTACTCCTGCTCGGCGGCAATCTCCCGCTGGAGCTCATCACTCACGAGTGGCCCTACCTTCCCGCCTGGTGTGGCAAAGTCCCTGAAAAGTCCTAGAAGATGACGTTCCACGATAGCAACCGGGAGCGGGTGCGGGGTATTCCGACGCCCACCGCAGCACAGGGGCGGAAACGGGGAAGCCCCGCCCGGCGTGAGCCGGACGGGGTGCGGGCTGACTCCCGACTAGTACTTGGCGACCTTGCGGACCGCGCGGTCGATGGCCTTGTCGGCCTGGTGCTGCAGCCTGGTGGCGCGCTTGGCGGCCCGGTCGTAGCTGCGGCCGGTCGTGGCGTCGGCCTTGTCAATGGCCTTCTCCGCGCGGGTCTGGGCCTTATCGGCGACCTTGACCGCCCGCTTGCCCGCCCCCTTGGCGTCGGCCTGGGCGGCGTCGAGCCAGTCGCGGCCGGTCTTCTCCGCGTCGTGGAACAGGTGGCTGCCGGTCTCCCGGGCCTGCTCCACCCAGGTCGGGGCCTCCTTGCGCACAGTCTCGATGGCCTCCTGCCCGACGGATTTCGCCTGGCCGTACCAGGTGCCGGCGGTGGCCGCGGCGGCCGCTGCGGTCTTCTGCCAGTCGTCCTTGTTCTCGTCGACGAAGGAGGCGACCGCGTCCTGCGCGTGGTGGGTCTTGTCGGAGATCCAGTCGGTGGCCTGGGCGGTGGCCTTTTCGGTCTCCGACTGGGTCGGGAGGGCGGCCTGGACCTTCTTGTTGACGTCATGGCCGGCCCGCTGCGCGCGCCACGCCAGGCCGGGCCTGCCGGCGGTGTCCATGGAGGTGATGCCCAGACCGCCCAGCAGGGCAATCGAGGTGAGGAACCCGTTGCGGCGGGTGGACTTCTCCTCCGTCGTCTCCGCCTCCCAGAAGTTGTGGCGGCCGATGATCGTCGGCACCGCCAGGATCGCCAGCGTGCCGGCAGACAGGCGCGGGGCCTTGCCGAGGGCGAGCAGGGAACCGGCGCCGACCTTGGTGGCGCCGACCGCGCGGGCGACCAGCTCCGGATCGTTGGGGACCTGACGGGCCCAGTCGGCGGGAAGCACGCCACGCAGCTTGGTCAGCACCGTTTCCGTGTTCTTGACATGGCCTTCGGTGTTGACGAGGGTGTCGACCCCGTCGGCGATGTAGACGGAGGCGAGCATGGGTCGGGCGATCTTGCGGATCATCTGAAGCTCCTTGACGTAACTGTTCGTGAGTGTTTCTCCCGCCCACTGTACTCAAGGGGACATGTCAGTACCCTGAACGTTCCTGAACTATTCACTGAGCGGGAGACAAGCGGCCCTGTCTACCAGCGGCGCTTGTGCCACTCCTCGAGGAACGGGCGCTCCGCGCCCAGGGTGGTGGGCTTGCCGTGTCCGGGCCGGACGATCGCCTCGTCCGGGTACTGGTCGAAGACGCGCTCCTTGACGTCGTTGAACAGCCTGAGAAAGTCGGCCTCCGATTCGGTCTTGCCAACTCCACCGGGGAAGAGGCTGTCGCCGACGAAGAGGTTGGTCTCCCCGTCGATCTCCACCGCGACACAGGCTCCGCCCGGGGTGTGGCCGCGCAGGATGAACACTGGCAGTTCGTGGCCGGCGAACTCGATGATCTCGCCCTGGTCGAGCTCCACGTCCACCGGCTGGGGCACGGCAGGCGAGTCGAGGAAGGAGGCAAGGTGCTTGGCTCCGGTGCACCTGAGCACCTCCTCCGTCGCGCGGGTGTGGTCCCAGTGACGGTGGGTGGTCAGGACCATCTCGATCTCGACCCCGGCTTTCTCGGCCATGGCCACAAGTGCGTCGGCGTCGTCGGCGGCGTCGATGAGCAGGCCCTTGCCGTCGGCGGCGAGCAGGTAGCAGTTGTTGTTCATTTCGGAGACGG from Corynebacterium guangdongense includes the following:
- a CDS encoding DoxX family protein, yielding MIRKIARPMLASVYIADGVDTLVNTEGHVKNTETVLTKLRGVLPADWARQVPNDPELVARAVGATKVGAGSLLALGKAPRLSAGTLAILAVPTIIGRHNFWEAETTEEKSTRRNGFLTSIALLGGLGITSMDTAGRPGLAWRAQRAGHDVNKKVQAALPTQSETEKATAQATDWISDKTHHAQDAVASFVDENKDDWQKTAAAAAATAGTWYGQAKSVGQEAIETVRKEAPTWVEQARETGSHLFHDAEKTGRDWLDAAQADAKGAGKRAVKVADKAQTRAEKAIDKADATTGRSYDRAAKRATRLQHQADKAIDRAVRKVAKY
- a CDS encoding MBL fold metallo-hydrolase, with translation MTDTTPITLHQITVSEMNNNCYLLAADGKGLLIDAADDADALVAMAEKAGVEIEMVLTTHRHWDHTRATEEVLRCTGAKHLASFLDSPAVPQPVDVELDQGEIIEFAGHELPVFILRGHTPGGACVAVEIDGETNLFVGDSLFPGGVGKTESEADFLRLFNDVKERVFDQYPDEAIVRPGHGKPTTLGAERPFLEEWHKRRW